Within Planococcus citri chromosome 2, ihPlaCitr1.1, whole genome shotgun sequence, the genomic segment TGAGAATCTTCTCCCAGAGTCAATTTGTCGCAAGAAACCAATCTGAAGTTTGATACAGAAACGCGTTACTCGAGTGCACGCGCTAATAAGCGAGTACCTACCGTATCGTATGTACTCACttgaaacgtgattttttaaagaaagtaGCCACCCCTTCGCTAACTTGACCACCTTTCTTGGCGAATTCACCATCGTATCCGTTAGTTTTCAAACAACGATGTAAGTCTACGTCGAAAATTCGGCAATCCACTTCTTGCAGCGAAATTATATCCGCATTGTAACCTATCAAATACGAGTAGTAGCTTTTATGAAGAAAACCTGTACACGCGCAAATTGAAGCGAAcatatgaaaatataaataccGATCAATTCCTTCATAATCAACTGTTTTCTATAATCCATGGAAAGCGCGTACGGCGGAACGTAACTAaacagttcattttttccagtcTCCGAAGACGCGTACAAATCGGCTAAAATATTGTACGTTACAACTCTGAATCTGCAAGTCGAACAACGTAACGTATGTAACGTACCTACTTggaaatattttactttttactcgtatttacccGTGCAATCGCAAAGATACAAAGTACTCACGAATCGTTGGTCAAAGCGGCTCGGGTGAACGCGTGTCTCGTTTCGAATGGACAAAATCCCGGTCCCGCGTCGACTTCGGACGAAGAAATTATTTCCATCGGAATACCGGCGACGCCATTTCGCTTAGGCGTGCAAATCAATTTTAGTTTATGACCGATATCGCTTACGCTAGGAACGTATACGATTCCGGATGAAACCAATTCGTAGCCTTTTTGCAACTGTCTATGCCAGTCAAACTGCGACTCGGCTTCGTCGGTGTAATACGATACGAATTTACTAGGAAAGACCGGGTATCCGGCCATAATGCATTTAGGCAAGTTTATAGTTTGTATCCACGGATAGTTGATTAAAATAGTATAGAGCTGATCGCCGATCTGCAACGCAACTTTCGAATCGTCGTCGCAGGTGAAAACCTCCTTACACAGTACGCTTTCGGAAACTACGGCGccgttttttatcaaattcacgGTAAGCGATTCCGAAGAGACGTTCGATGTCGCTTCGTCCACCGTTTCTGCCGGTTTTTTGTtcttcttttgttttttgtgaaCAGCGGTGTTTACCTTCATCGATAAACGATTCAAAAATGTTCCAACAGATTCGGATAAATTCCTGGTAAATTGCAGTTGCTTGTTCAAACGAACATCGGGTACGTGATATAAAAATGCCAACTGAAACCGATCCGATTCATCGTTTATTCTAAGATGAACGTCCGAACTGCGCTCCATGAGGAGTCTTGATTTTGTTGTCGTAGCCGGTAGCGAAGCGAATCTAGTTGTCTGTTGCAGACAGCAATGACTAGATATGcataagttcaaagttgaaaacaaacCGGGCACACTCCATAACTTTATCCTGCCAATCATAAGATAAGCCTTTCCGTGTACGACTGAATAAAACACGGATCAACCGACGATATCAAAAGAAACAAGTAGTTTGGAAGCTTTTGATTTcgttaaaatgataaaaattattaaattaataatcCAATCCAATTTTACTCgaattattttccaatatttatgaattttttttatccttatCACCGCGTGTTTGTTATCagtaagaaaataaaaagaaaatccaGAGCGCATGCGCGAGTAAAATTGATAACAAAGCTTAtctaaaataatataattatctatcttttccaaatttcaaatttgactttcaaattatttttctattttaaattacctttaaatttaaattatttattatgcaATTCATGCCGCTAATAGCGTAAAATCGTTCTTGATACGTACAAGTATTTTAAGAGGTcggaaaactcaaaaaacacgcgCTAGTACAACGCTATTTATCACCGGGTTTTACTCTACAACGTTCAATAATCACGGCTGAGTACTGACCATGTCCAAAGAAATTGATGTTCTGGTAATCGGGTCTTGTATGACCGATTTGATTGCGTTAGTACCCACTCATATACACGTAATACTTACTTATAAAATACTTAGCTACAGCGAAAAATCGTAATAAGAATATTCAACGATGacgatgatttttaatttttgttggtAGTTACACCGAAAGACTACCCAGAATCGGAGAAACCATTCACGGTCAAAAGTTCAGCATCGGTTTTGGCGGTAAAGGCGCGAATCAATGCATCGCTGCCGCAAAACTCGGAGCACACGCCGCTCTAGTTGCCAAGGTACGAGGAATACGATATGTAATTTCCAATCGCTGTAGCGCCATTCGGTTcgctattttcaatttcgattatAAGGTATTTTTTAGTTAGGAAATGATTCTTTTGGCACGAGTTATATGCAGcatttgaaagatgaaaaaatcgacGTGTCTTGTGTTCGAGTCGTCGACTGCATGAGTGGCGTGGCTCAAATTTGCGTCGACAAAAGCGGTGAGTTCGTACGAGTACCTTACGAGAATCAAACACATTCGATTCGAGACAATTCGTCTCCTTTATCTACTTGTTGTGTTTGTTCATGAAGAAACGCGGGCGCGGGGATTAGCCAACTTGTACTATAgacttttcttttatttcaggCGAAAACAATATCATAATT encodes:
- the LOC135838145 gene encoding 2',5'-phosphodiesterase 12, whose product is MIGRIKLWSVPGLFSTLNLCISSHCCLQQTTRFASLPATTTKSRLLMERSSDVHLRINDESDRFQLAFLYHVPDVRLNKQLQFTRNLSESVGTFLNRLSMKVNTAVHKKQKKNKKPAETVDEATSNVSSESLTVNLIKNGAVVSESVLCKEVFTCDDDSKVALQIGDQLYTILINYPWIQTINLPKCIMAGYPVFPSKFVSYYTDEAESQFDWHRQLQKGYELVSSGIVYVPSVSDIGHKLKLICTPKRNGVAGIPMEIISSSEVDAGPGFCPFETRHAFTRAALTNDSFRVVTYNILADLYASSETGKNELFSYVPPYALSMDYRKQLIMKELIGYNADIISLQEVDCRIFDVDLHRCLKTNGYDGEFAKKGGQVSEGVATFFKKSRFKLVSCDKLTLGEDSHELSYLSHIWDAVSKDESLYAKLKERTTAAQILLLDYLDKPNHKLIVANTHLYFHPSADHIRLLQAAICLGFINNLLNRLNSEDPNSKISVVFCGDFNSTPECGVYKLFTTNFVPETYHEWKYENCSENDLKLSLHNPISFESACGTPEFTNYTRLFAGCLDYIFYQKDLLTVEQVIPFPAKEDVMKHVGIPSVVFPSDHIALVADLAWK